The following are from one region of the Salvia splendens isolate huo1 chromosome 2, SspV2, whole genome shotgun sequence genome:
- the LOC121792214 gene encoding ethylene-insensitive protein 2-like, whose amino-acid sequence MEYETLITDYQPSSRGRVLAAIGPVLWIAVSYVDPGKWAASIEGGARIGFDLSLLVLLVNCAAILCQYLSARIAIATGKNLAQICSEEYNDFTCILLGIQAELSMIVLDLTMILGTAYGLNAVLGIDLFNCVFLTGFDAILFPFLASFLGNPRAKILSICLACFVLASFGSGVFVTQSETSLSMDGILNKLTGENVYTLMSIVGANIMPHNLYLHSSIVQVEGQIDVSKEALCYDHFFATLCIFSGIFLVNSMLVNSAASVFYSSGIISLTSQDALSLLDQGFRSMLASVALIFIMFVSNQLVAVSWCLGRQVTTPDFFRLEIPDWLHRATIRIIAIIPALFCVWNSGAEGIFQLLIFAQVVVALLLPSSVIPLFRVASSRSIMGVHKNSLPVEFFALVSFIGMLGLKIVFVIELVFGSSDWVVSLRWNIGSSVPISYIILLKVALASLCLTLWLVITPLKSASSGVDTQALKWDSKVAVIDPSVETAPTEVSDLQHRVEKCVEKQETALSSEIFTGSHQNLRAPTPDLSLPETLLDSEVNLTTIQENTSDNTFSKPAPGNPEAPASISESSFPGSGVIDKSESSVDVDLSTESKDVVEKTLKIEGDILNEKDYESDKWKPHESIKDVSESGLSSDGPGSFRSVGGKNDDVGSGAGSLSRIAGLGRAARRQLTGILDEFWGQLFDFHGQVTHEAKAKKLDVLLGVDSKGDSKSSLASVKLESISKESTGYIPSPGGGRGPDLLRTPSFFNSYMQHIGQSNIASPPGVQQGSPMWSNQMHLIDAYVRTSNHNILDNSERRYHSVHIPSSSDGLGQQPATIHGYDIASYLGQMPKEKGSEYQKSQLESLKQTSVPSVKSNSIDSYSRPSGQKPQNGLRKPPGFHNVPAVSRINSLKSERPFQDIKAHEPVDYNNNSPNEKKFYSMPDISGLYIPHRNSSDKSSQRDNSISRPAREPMSSSASSWVGTALGFNEYSPPKVCRDAFSLQFNSGSGAGSLWSKQPYEQFGVADKSPSKTPEAASLIEMEAKLLQSFRSCTSRLLKLEGSEWLFRQNDGADEDLIDRVAVRERILYEAETRTVDRKLSTVMRIDETDRSKSMSVPNCGDGCVWRVDLVLSFGVWCIHRILELSLMESRPELWGKYTYVLNRLQGIIDPAFSKPRSPMVPCFCLQFPDGYQQKSSPPVSNSSLPPPSKLGRGKFTTAAMLLDMVKDVELAISCRKGRTGTAAGDVAFPKGKENLASVLKRYKRRLSNKPVGEKAEAGQGLRKVAGISSPLSSPQGL is encoded by the exons atggaatatgagacgctGATAACTGATTATCAGCCAAGTTCTAGAGGGCGGGTGCTTGCTGCTATTGGACCGGTGCTTTGGATTGCTGTCAGCTATGTAGACCCAGGGAAATGGGCAGCATCTATTGAGGGAGGTGCTCGGATTGGTTTTGACTTATCCTTACTGGTGCTTTTAGTAAACTGTGCCGCTATTTTATGTCAGTACCTCTCTGCACGCATAGCAATTGCCACTGGAAAGAATCTTGCACAG ATTTGCAGCGAGGAATACAATGATTTCACATGCATACTTTTAGGAATTCAAGCAGAGCTCTCTATGATCGTGTTAGATCTCACAATG ATCCTGGGTACTGCTTATGGCCTTAATGCTGTCCTTGGAATTGACCTATTTAATTGTGTTTTCTTGACTGGCTTTGATGCCATTCTGTTTCCGTTTCTTGCTAGCTTCCTT GGAAATCCCAGGGCAAAGATCTTATCCATATGTTTGGCATGCTTTGTATTAGCATCTTTTGGCTCGGGAGTTTTTGTAACTCAATCAGAAACCTCGCTCTCCATGGATGGGATTCTTAATAAGCTGACTGGAGAAAATGTGTACACACTCATGAGCATCGTTGGAGCAAATATCATGCCCCACAACCTATACCTCCATTCTTCTATTGTACAG GTTGAGGGGCAAATAGATGTTTCTAAAGAGGCATTATGTTATGACCATTTTTTTGCCACTTTGTGCATCTTCAGTGGAATTTTCCTGGTGAACTCCATGCTAGTGAACTCAGCTGCTAGTGTGTTTTATAGTAGTGGAATAATTTCACTCACTTCACAGGATGCATTATCATTACTCGACCAG GGATTTCGAAGTATGTTAGCTTCAGTTGCTTTAATATTCATCATGTTTGTCTCCAATCAACTTGTAGCTGTATCTTGGTGTCTTGGAAGGCAAGTGACTACCCCTGATTTCTTCAGATTGGAGATTCCGGATTGGCTTCACCGAGCCACTATCAGAATAATTGCCATAATTCCAGCTCTTTTTTGTGTTTGGAATTCAGGAGCTGAAGGTATATTTCAACTCCTGATCTTTGCACAGGTTGTGGTTGCTCTTCTGCTTCCATCTTCTGTCATCCCTTTATTTCGAGTTGCTTCTTCCCGATCGATTATGGGAGTCCACAAAAATTCTCTTCCGGTGGAATTCTTTGCTCTTGTCTCCTTCATTGGCATGCTGGGGTTGAAGATTGTGTTTGTCATTGAACTGGTATTTGGAAGTAGTGATTGGGTTGTTAGTTTAAGGTGGAACATTGGAAGTAGTGTGCCTATTTCATATATCATTCTTCTGAAAGTTGCTCTTGCCTCCTTGTGTTTGACACTTTGGCTGGTGATTACGCCATTGAAGTCTGCAAGTTCTGGTGTAGATACACAGGCATTGAAGTGGGACAGCAAAGTTGCTGTCATTGATCCATCTGTAGAGACAGCTCCAACTGAAGTTAGTGATCTCCAACATCGAGTGGAAAAGTGTGTGGAAAAGCAGGAAACTGCATTATCATCTGAGATATTCACTGGGAGCCATCAGAACTTACGGGCTCCAACTCCAGATCTGAGTTTACCTGAAACACTTCTGGATTCTGAGGTCAATCTAACAACAATTCAGGAGAATACATCTGATAATACATTTTCAAAGCCTGCTCCAGGTAATCCTGAGGCACCAGCAAGCATTTCAGAATCTTCCTTCCCTGGATCTGGTGTGATTGATAAAAGTGAATCATCAGTTGATGTTGACTTGAGCACAGAATCAAAAGACGTGGTGGAGAAGACGTtgaaaattgagggagatatCCTGAATGAGAAGGACTACGAATCAGATAAATGGAAGCCCCATGAGTCGATCAAAGATGTTTCTGAGAGTGGTCTGTCCTCAGATGGTCCAGGATCTTTCAGAAGTGTTGGTggaaaaaatgatgacgtgggaAGTGGTGCGGGAAGTCTGTCAAGAATAGCAGGGTTAGGCCGTGCTGCAAGGCGCCAGTTAACTGGCATACTTGATGAGTTCTGGGGGCAGCTGTTTGATTTCCATGGACAAGTTACACATGAAGCCAAGGCTAAGAAATTGGATGTTTTGTTGGGGGTTGATTCTAAGGGAGACTCAAAGTCTTCATTGGCTTCAGTTAAACTTGAAAGCATCAGTAAAGAATCTACTGGATATATCCCTTCTCCTGGTGGTGGTAGAGGACCTGATCTTTTAAGAACTCCTAGCTTTTTCAATTCTTACATGCAACATATCGGACAAAGTAACATTGCATCACCTCCTGGGGTTCAGCAGGGGTCACCAATGTGGTCTAACCAAATGCATCTGATAGATGCATATGTGAGGACTTCCAACCACAACATCCTTGACAATAGTGAGAGGCGCTATCACAGTGTGCATATCCCATCATCATCTGATGGTCTTGGTCAACAACCAGCAACTATTCATGGTTATGATATAGCATCATATCTGGGTCAAATGCCTAAAGAAAAAGGTTCTGAATATCAAAAAAGCCAGTTGGAGTCATTAAAGCAAACATCGGTACCCTCAGTTAAATCAAACTCTATAGATTCGTATAGTCGACCGTCAGGGCAGAAGCCACAAAATGGGTTGCGCAAGCCACCAGGTTTTCACAATGTTCCCGCTGTCTCTCGAATCAATTCATTAAAATCTGAGAGACCTTTTCAGGACATTAAAGCTCATGAACCCGTGGATTACAATAATAACTCGCCCAATGAGAAGAAATTTTACAGCATGCCAGATATATCAGGGCTCTATATCCCTCATCGAAATTCCTCTGATAAAAGCTCTCAAAGGGATAATTCAATTAGCCGCCCAGCTCGAGAGCCGATGAGTTCAAGTGCTTCTTCATGGGTTGGCACTGCATTAGGATTTAACGAATATTCACCTCCGAAGGTTTGTAGAGATGCTTTTTCGTTGCAATTCAATTCTGGTTCAGGTGCTGGTTCGTTGTGGTCTAAGCAGCCTTATGAACAATTTGGTGTGGCTGATAAGTCACCCTCAAAAACTCCAGAGGCTGCATCACTTATTGAAATGGAAGCGAAGCTTCTGCAGTCTTTTAGAAGTTGCACCTCGAGACTTCTAAAGTTGGAAGGATCTGAGTGGTTGTTCCGACAGAATGATGGAGCTGATGAGGACCTTATTGATCGAGTAGCTGTAAGGGAGAGAATCCTCTACGAAGCCGAAACTAGGACTGTTGACAGAAAGCTTAGTACTGTCATGAGGATCGATGAAACAGACAGGTCAAAGTCGATGTCAGTTCCTAACTGCGGTGATGGATGTGTTTGGCGGGTAGATCTCGTTCTAAGCTTCGGGGTTTGGTGCATCCATAGGATTCTTGAACTTTCCCTCATGGAAAGCAGACCTGAGCTTTGGGGAAAATACACCTATGTACTAAATCGTCTTCAG GGGATTATTGACCCAGCTTTTTCAAAGCCTCGTTCCCCAATGGTGCCCTGCTTCTGCCTTCAGTTTCCTGACGGCTACCAGCAAAAGTCAAGCCCGCCTGTTTCAAATAGCAGTTTGCCACCCCCTTCAAAATTAGGCCGGGGAAAATTCACAACTGCAGCAATGCTTCTAGACATGGTTAAAGATGTTGAACTTGCTATATCTTGCCGCAAGGGGCGAACAGGCACTGCAGCGGGCGATGTTGCCTTTCCTAAAGGCAAAGAAAACTTGGCGTCTGTTCTGAAAAGATACAAGCGGCGGTTGTCTAATAAACCTGTTGGTGAGAAGGCAGAAGCCGGACAAGGATTGCGAAAGGTAGCTGGTATATCATCTCCATTATCATCTCCTCAGGGGTTGTAG